The genome window ATCATCTGTATCAACTCTTATATCGTTTTGTTCTTCAGCTTGTATTTCTTCAACTACATCATCTGTTGTCTGTGTATCTTTTCCAGTTGCACGATCTTTAGAATATATTGCAGATAACTCATTATAAAACTTAAAACTTCTTGTTCTAAATGTTGTAGCTTCTTTATGACTCtataataaacatataaaataaattattagtatgtatacattaataaaaataaattaaagtaaaaggAATGATAAATACTTACAGTTAAGTATGAGTCCCAAATTGCATCTTCAGCATAAACCATGTGCTTTTGCTCATTCCAACCAAGCCCACTTGTGTCTTTACCTTGCACCATATCATGAATAAAGCCCCATTCTTTTttcaaagttttaattctaCTCTCAATATGTAGCTTAGCTTTTATGGTAGAACTTGGTATTTTTTCCAAAATCATTCTTTCAAGTTCTAATAAACAACATTTCTTAAACCCTATATCGGAATTATATTTCCCTACATTATGCATTTCGGTCAAACAAGACACTAATACAATGTCTTCTTCGGGTGTccactttctttttgtttgcttAGTACTTTGAGAGGCAATGGTTGCAGATGTAGGCTCAGAAGACATTTTTAACTacaaataaaatacatttatGAAATACATAAAATTGTTCATAAAccacattacaaaaaaaaaaaaaacaaaaaaaaaaacaaaacaaaacaaaacaaaacaaaacaaaaaaataacaaaaaaaataacaaaacaaaaaccatCAATGCACATGTCCTCAATTTCTAGATGCTATCCATTCATTGAACATGTTATTTGCTAATTCTGTCCTCCAATTATTCCAAACGTCTGAAGGCTCTATTTGTGTaatatcatcatcttcatttatTCTGTTACCTTGTACCAATTCATCTTTCATAGGATCAACATTCATCTCATTTCTAATAAAGTTATGCAGCAAACAACATGCAAGTATAATTCTGTTATGTATTCTAACAGGATAAAATGATGGGCTTCTAAGTATAGCCTATCTCATTTTTAATAAACCAAAAGTCCGTTCTATGACATTGCAAGCAGCTGCatgtttcatattaaaaaactCTTGAGGAGTTGTCGGTTGATGACCTTGACGCCATTCATTTAAGTAGTACCTTTGACCTCTAAATGGTGCCAAAAACCCCTCACTATTGGCATATCCTCCGTCAACTAAATAGTAACAACctataaacataattttatagtataatgagaatgcatattatattacatcatatttgagattgaatattataatacttacCATTATGGACCTTAAGTGGATGCCTTCTAGATAATGCATCTCGAAGAACTCTACTGTTTGCTCCAGATCCTTCCCATCCTGGAAGAACATAGACAAATTGCATATTAAGTGTACATACACCAAATACATTTGTTGCAATTTCACCCTTTCAAGATTGATATCTAGGTTTATCTTCTGATGGCACTTTTATTGTAATGAATGTTCCATCTAAAGCGCTTAGataattctaaaaattatatcaaatattattaaatatatattcacattgtAGTTATTTGTTATAAATCAAGTGTATAGTAGGGGATCAGCTTAATTACCTTAAACCATTTCCATCTATgatcactacaaaaaaacacataaatagCGACGGACTGTTCCGTCGCTAAATAgctaaaatccgtcgctaaatagtTTAGCGACAGAATTTATCCGTTGCTAAAAGGCGCATCGCTAGAATTTAGCAATGCAatttttttccgtcgctaacttttgcgacggaaatatccgtcgctaaacaaAAACAATCCGTCGCTATTTTTCTCTCGGCGACGATTTAATGACGAAATTTGTAAGGGAATAACGACagaaaattccgtcgctaaatctagTGACGGAAATTCCGTCGCTAAGCAAACAAAAATCCATCGCTTGTGACGAAATTTGTAAGAAAATAGAGAcggaaatatccgtcgctaaatataACGACGAatatttccgtcgctatttCGTTGCCATTCTTTATTGTTATAAGGTGTTTAGCTACGAATTTGCTACGATTTTTGTCCattgttaaatttaaaaaaaaatgccactATTTTATATCTCATACctgtattaatctatactatagtacttcaataatataatcgaaaaatttattatattaagaaattcaaactcaataacaataataaatctaTAGCGTTGTATAGTCTAACATTGCTAGAAATGGTATCAAAAACATTAATACAGAATCTGCTGGATTTCATAATCTGAAGCTTCAGCTAAAGCACTTATGCAATATCAGTCCATTAAACCTCAAAGCACTGTCAAAAGAACTAGCTAGCAGTATTTGTTTGTATAGCTATATGCCAATCCTTTTCCTTAGCAGCAGGGTGAATGTATTTGGCCATTTGTAGATGAACCAAGAGGGAGCACTGGACACTAGTGTAGGAGATGCCTCATTAACATAGTCTTGATCATCTTCTTCTACATACTGCTTAGTAAGAATGCTGGGTAAAAggaaaaatcaagtaaaaaattaaagatggtAATGAGAAACTATAGAGGTTTACATGGAAATAACACTCCAACAGTGCAGAAATGTAGGTCTTTTTCCTAGAATAAGATTGAGAAATAACTTTCCTAAGAAATGGCATGCAGATCTTGAATTAAATGTAACTCTCAATCTTCTATTTTATCCAAATAGGATCCAGAGTTATTATTCACTAATCACATACATTCGGCATTTACTCAACCtattttttgaagaaaaggtCAAATAAAGCTTTGGTTTTTACTCTATACACATTAGCTTCAAAATGCTCCCTCATCATCCTTAATAACATCTTGAAGACTAACAAAAGCATGAAATCCTATATCCCATCTAAATCACCCTAAAATCCACATATACAGAGAGCTTCTATGacatttttacttaatttttacAATCACCAACAACCTGTTACTGCATGCccacaaataaaatgaaatcatTTCAAAAAGGATGAATATATATGGGATGCTTGTCTAATGGGTTATACAAGCATTTCTTGAAGTTTGTTACTTTCTTCCTATCCCACAAAAAAGCAAGTGTTCATTATTGGGAAAAAATCCATGGCTGCCACATACTGCATAGGTAAAAACCTTTAGCTAAAAATAACATGATATAGCTTAGGGATAACACTTGGATCCAGTggtgtttcaactttcaaatattaCACCTAGCAGAAATAAATTATGACGATAACAAGAgaatgaaatataaaatatgatcagatataaattgctagattacTTGGTGGTGGGATAATTACAAGAGCCTAGAATTTATGGGTTATGAGAGATACATAAGAATCTAGATTCATAACATTGTCATTTACCACACCTGATAAATTAATGTGACTTTGACTCTTCAACTCTCAGTTTTCCAACAAGTTTTAAAAGATGAAATTGGATATAGGAAGGTATGATTACACTACACAATGATCAAAAGAGGAGACGAGAAATATTAACCTGAGGtcatgattagagtttagactactgcattaattatataaataacacACTTTCTCATCTGGAGATTCCTATCCTATTCTGATAGTTCACTCAAGCTCACAGTGAACTTCCCACTCAAACTTATAATCTTTCATGACCCAGATGTCACTCAAGCTCACAATGAACTTATaatccctattttttttttgtcttcctGTCATCCTGTGTACCACACAACATTTACTCatgtgtgcatgtgtgtatacatatgtacacaTGCACTTTTCCCCATCATAATGTAGCTGTTGATGTAGTTGGAACTGGTTCAGGATCTTTGAATAAATGATTTCGGAGTTTCAAAACAACATTTAATACTATATTAAAGTATCGACTAATAGTTTCACCTGacctttgaaaattattttgaatgatcCTATTTTTTACATGATGAgcaataatatgtaaaaaaaaatattgctaCTTGCTCATCAACAAGCATATTTCTTGTTGGTCTTAACCCTCCTATAGTTTGTAACATTGTACATAACTTTACAAAAGCATGTCGATTCATCCTAAGTTGAGATATGCATTTTTCATCACAAGAATACACTGTTCGTAACATATATTCCTGAGACCCtaaagtattaataatataagattgcattcattttttattagaacacaATATTGTCAACATAGACATCATCATTATAAAAAATGAACTCACAGAAGCACACATATCCAACCATATACACAACACATCTAcacatctttttcttctttcagtACGAGTTATTAAACGCAAACGAGCCATAACTGCAAATTCAATTTAAACCTTACAATATTCAAAACTGTAACAATATAACTCACAAATAACATATCAAAAACACATATATTTACatacaaattacaataaaaatattaaacaacacatatacatcacaaaaatataaaacaaaaccctagatatatatatatctaattaataaatatataaaatctgTTGCGGCTGCGGCGTGGTGTCGCAGCCGTAGCAGCCGCAgcaatatatattaacaaatatacATTGTTGCTGCTACGGCACCGCGCCGCGCCGcagcagtatatatatatatatatatatatatatatatatatatgtatactgtTGCGGCTGCGGCGTTGACAAGCTATGAGTATGTGGTGAGGTGAAATGCGGTAATGaaaggtgataaaacgaagagtcaagactccccgagtttcgtgtctctcaaggatggcgaatgggaacgaattagtgtgttggcatatAAGAAGTTGAAAGGGAAGAGTTACGAGAATGGCTAAGGGTAGGATTCATTTGTAGGAAGGTAGAAAGGTTGATAagggttgtgtaaaataaatggaaaggcggagattggggctttagccttctctatgtggtctatctttgtatGGACTTGCGAGCAAAAGATGTGGAAtcgactagggagttcgtggcactttaccaagtggcatcacactttggactcccacatcctcattcggttggggcatttcatcgaacacattgtctaccactcctctcggatctcgtcctttcggactaagagcagagatatagatgagttagactcgtgagtggccgctatcgcgcacacactcacttcctttgggtttgctacctaatgtggccacactaggcacaaagcttaaagaacatcatccacacaagttcattatccaacaatcaagaaactcacaattcgattagaaattatatcaaacatctACATAGTCTAgctttggggccaccaatcccctatctaatctactctaacatgctaaagaaacaagaaaaagaaaggaaatctcaaagaaacaaatattagattaagatttggagagaatagttaccaccctcaagaggggattcttttacactttgttcttgaaatttcaatcttcatccttgcccttgaatctaatctaacctagaagaaaaggaattttcccccaagaggggagaaaaccctctacaattttCAGATCTAAACTATTCTAAAAAAAGCTCTccctaggtttagggcaaaagggatttatataggtgacaaaagggaacaaatttcccgaAATAGCCCTTGTcccgaccacgcatgccaccacgcgtggtggtgggcgtggatggtttctggaaagattccacgcccctccacacgcgtgttgggctgCGTGGGAAGATGCTGCTTGCGgctttgtttgtcttttgctctgtttTAATCTCAAATCCCTTTCCAACCTCTAAAATACTTTAAAACTTTTCCTAGaattgatgttagaagattttaatcacatctgagctaaaatgcacaagattgttatgatcggatggCAAAAAGTTACACTTATAAtccattttagaccctttttaagtaccattcttggtgcttatcaaagtttccacacttagaccttgcttgtcctcaagcaagcatacttttctaaactctaatcatgtaagcaccaagaatagttcttTTCCTCATT of Ipomoea triloba cultivar NCNSP0323 chromosome 3, ASM357664v1 contains these proteins:
- the LOC116013118 gene encoding uncharacterized protein LOC116013118 gives rise to the protein MSSEPTSATIASQRKYNSDIGFKKCCLLELERMILEKIPSSTIKAKLHIESRIKTLKKEWGFIHDMVQGKDTSGLGWNEQKHMVYAEDAIWDSYLTSHKEATTFRTRSFKFYNELSAIYSKDRATGKDTQTTDDVVEEIQAEEQNDIRVDTDDSAFVVLDDFDFMSTQLISNTMPKVGKNLSDGLQYDHDMDMFQKLDRVLQEVDGLILDEMDLVSLKLTYCNTP